The proteins below are encoded in one region of Apium graveolens cultivar Ventura chromosome 4, ASM990537v1, whole genome shotgun sequence:
- the LOC141717475 gene encoding uncharacterized protein LOC141717475 yields the protein MASTAISLHLKRINHLKHIKHFSSSSSSSIPPPPPQNNDETTPSNQPSFSSYLKNLNPSLQQTQQPLQQTQQTFQQTQQTFQQTFQRSPQQSHFPHSPPPTKAASFDEIRKNLSEFRNRTAPPPNPNSQSQFPNPSRGGSSVSFQELYKKSVASGGESSSDNAGGSAGGKMSYDAIRESLKQLRVNKPVDVNKGSMLGGSKLTDSLFGNTKASTPVYGGGSLPAKVFGKEGSKKDGEAGETKTKFLRMYTYGDLGKKLKMLRPEEAKEKKGWFSLKELSERLIKLRDNEEKESEADTKVYKDIREGLQKLAYENEDKKKSSVYKIDILGQLGGTPNYMMSPPKENLVEKYFHPDNMSSADKMKIELKRVRDEFKMSESDCGSSRVQVAQLTTKIKHLSSTLHKKDKHSRKGLQAMVQQRKKLLKYLRRTDWDSYCFVLDKLGLRDNPDYKN from the exons ATGGCATCAACAGCCATCTCTCTCCACCTCAAACGAATCAATCATCTCAAACACATCAAACACTTCTCCTCTTCATCCTCCTCTTCAATTCCTCCACCTCCTCCTCAAAACAACGACGAAACGACACCGTCTAATCAACCCTCATTCTCCTCTTACTTAAAAAACCTCAATCCCTCTCTCCAACAAACTCAACAACCTCTCCAACAAACTCAACAAACTTTTCAACAAACTCAACAAACTTTCCAACAAACTTTTCAACGGTCACCACAACAATCTCATTTCCCTCATTCTCCACCTCCTACGAAGGCCGCCTCTTTCGATGAGATTCGAAAGAATTTATCCGAGTTTCGCAACCGAACTGCTCCTCCTCCTAATCCTAATTCACAATCACAGTTCCCCAATCCTTCTCGCGGAGGCTCTAGTGTTTCGTTTCAGGAGCTTTATAAGAAGAGTGTTGCGTCGGGCGGGGAGTCGTCTAGTGATAATGCCGGGGGTTCCGCGGGTGGGAAAATGTCATATGATGCGATTAGAGAGAGTTTGAAGCAGCTTAGAGTTAATAAGCCGGTGGATGTTAATAAGGGGAGTATGTTGGGTGGTTCGAAATTGACTGATAGTTTATTTGGGAATACGAAAGCGAGTACGCCTGTTTACGGAGGGGGGTCTTTACCGGCTAAGGTGTTTGGGAAGGAAGGGAGTAAGAAGGACGGGGAGGCGGGGGAAACGAAGACGAAGTTTTTGAGGATGTATACGTATGGGGATTTAGGGAAGAAGTTGAAGATGTTGAGGCCGGAGGAGGCTAAGGAGAAGAAAGGGTGGTTTTCGTTAAAggaattgagtgagaggttgaTTAAGTTAAGGGATAATGAAGAAAAGGAGTCAGAGGCGGATACTAAGGTTTATAAGGATATTAGGGAAGGTCTTCAGAAGTTGGCTTATGAAAACGAGGACAAGAAAAAATCGTCTG TATATAAGATTGACATCTTGGGTCAGCTTGGCGGAACTCCAAATTATATGATGTCGCCTCCAAAGGAGAATCTAGTTGAAAAG TATTTCCATCCGGACAATATGTCATCGGCAGATAAGATGAAGATTGAGCTAAAAAGAGTTAGAGATGAGTTTAAAATGTCAGAGTCGGATTGTGGCTCTTCTCGTGTTCAAG TGGCACAACTCACAACTAAGATTAAACACCTCTCTTCAACTCTGCACAAGAAG GACAAGCACTCAAGAAAAGGACTTCAAGCAATGGTTCAGCAGAGGAAGAAATTGCTGAAGTATTTAAGGAGGACGGACTGGGATTCATACTGCTTTGTGCTTGATAAACTTGGTTTGAGAGACAACCCAGATTACAAGAACTAG
- the LOC141717473 gene encoding F-box protein SKIP2, translating into MAKNCEDLPEECWGIILKKLDHHSHFQSLSLVSKSFLALTNRLRHKFTLTNQTILLHGTISRFLNRFNHLKTLDFSKFRGNVDAILDTVFNCGLSIECLDVSNQEKLPVLTENMRNLKVFKCAKLCCLSDADLMSVSVMLPFLEELDISYPNSRIYESDLKLDEFAVTDVGIEALWSSLRKLRRVNISGNHFVTDRSVVGFSMNCLLLSEIVMLDCCFITHDAFHFLLCNCRNLNVISISWIQILPRVASTYFRALCSVDLSDCSISDESLSLISKVCWPLESLSLRCCTRFTMFGISQLLCAYRSLKHLALVKARFLTDKCVSELAQFLVNLVSINLDYCFQLTTLTFITLVTECSLLENIEMSRTSFGKVDHSVVVKNRRIKSLNLSGNAYLSDETLKYIAQTCPNMELLNISSTQLTTEIGISDVLKICHGIRNLQITDCIGISSLGAGLKLPTLEILNVTWSGFGDKGLKTISQRCPGLLKLDMEGCVTATTKQVEELLKMCERLREINLKACCSVEVLSVANWIVSLRRSYLKVIPPSTLPFNNCHRHLWTHGCLLE; encoded by the coding sequence ATGGCAAAGAACTGCGAAGACCTACCGGAAGAATGCTGGGGAATAATTCTCAAAAAACTCGATCATCACTCGCATTTTCAATCTCTATCGTTAGTATCCAAATCATTTCTCGCCCTCACTAATCGTCTCCGTCACAAATTTACTCTCACTAATCAAACAATTCTCCTCCACGGAACTATCTCGAGGTTTCTCAACAGATTTAACCACCTCAAAACCCTAGATTTTAGCAAATTTAGGGGAAATGTCGATGCAATTCTCGATACTGTGTTTAATTGTGGACTGAGTATTGAATGTCTTGATGTTTCGAATCAGGAGAAACTTCCTGTTTTAACGGAGAATATGAGGAATTTGAAGGTGTTTAAGTGTGCAAAGTTATGTTGTTTGAGTGATGCTGACTTAATGTCAGTATCTGTTATGTTGCCGTTTTTGGAAGAGTTGGATATTAGTTATCCGAATAGTAGGATCTATGAATCGGATCTGAAATTGGATGAGTTTGCAGTTACGGATGTTGGAATTGAGGCATTGTGGTCTAGTTTAAGGAAATTGCGGAGAGTTAATATTTCTGGTAATCATTTTGTTACGGATCGTTCGGTGGTTGGCTTTTCGATGAATTGTTTGCTTTTGAGTGAGATTGTTATGCTTGATTGTTGCTTTATAACGCACGACGCCTTTCATTTTCTTTTGTGCAATTGTCGTAACTTGAATGTTATTTCGATTAGCTGGATTCAGATTCTTCCACGCGTTGCATCCACATATTTCAGAGCTTTGTGTTCAGTTGACTTATCTGATTGTAGTATTTCTGATGAGTCTCTCTCGTTGATTTCGAAAGTATGTTGGCCATTAGAAAGTCTATCTCTTCGTTGTTGCACCCGTTTCACAATGTTTGGAATCTCTCAGCTTTTGTGTGCTTACCGGTCTCTCAAGCACTTAGCTCTTGTAAAAGCGCGTTTTCTCACTGATAAATGTGTGAGTGAATTAGCTCAGTTTCTTGTGAATCTAGTTTCTATAAACCTTGATTATTGTTTCCAATTGACCACCTTAACATTCATTACGCTCGTCACTGAGTGCTCTTTACTGGAAAACATCGAGATGAGTAGAACCTCTTTTGGGAAAGTAGATCACTCCGTGGTCGTGAAAAACAGGAGAATTAAGTCTCTCAATTTGTCAGGGAATGCGTATTTAAGTGATGAAACACTCAAATATATAGCTCAAACTTGCCCCAACATGGAGCTGCTCAACATTTCGTCTACACAACTCACCACAGAGATAGGAATCTCTGATGTACTGAAGATCTGTCATGGAATTAGGAATTTGCAAATCACTGATTGTATCGGAATTAGTAGTCTAGGAGCAGGCTTGAAGTTACCTACACTGGAGATTTTAAATGTTACTTGGTCAGGGTTCGGTGATAAAGGGTTGAAAACAATCTCACAGAGATGCCCGGGGCTTCTAAAGTTGGACATGGAGGGTTGTGTTACAGCAACAACAAAGCAAGTGGAGGAGCTTCTTAAAATGTGTGAAAGATTGAGGGAGATAAATTTGAAGGCGTGTTGTTCTGTTGAAGTTTTGTCTGTTGCAAATTGGATCGTATCTCTAAGGAGATCGTATCTGAAAGTGATTCCTCCATCTACGTTGCCTTTCAACAACTGTCACAGACATTTATGGACTCACGGTTGTCTGCTCGAGTAG